In Sphingobacterium sp. R2, the genomic stretch CGTCGACTCTTTCTCTTTTGAAGCCGTCTCTTCATCTAGATCAGCAACCATTTTCACGCGGTCATTTTTACCAAACTGCATATAAAAACCATAGGCTCCGGCATACTCGGTTACTAATGATCCCTTCCAACCATAAGGAGATTCGACAAGCATCTTTCTGACATAAGAAAGTGTGTCTGCAATACGGGAGTCAGGATCCTTTTCAAATTCCAAAGCAACTTCTTTCGGCTTATTACAACTTACTGTCAGTAAAACCAAAAATATAACATAAAATATCTTTTTCATACGGTAATTTTCTAGGTTAATTGGCCAAATAAGTAAGAATTCAATCTCGTATACCTATTCATACTCAAAGTATATTCAGTATAGAAATCAGTACAAAAAGGATCATATTTACCTGATGAAATCAATACAGAAGTATAATCCGTGCTATGATATTCTTCAACCATGACCCTTTGAAATTCATTTTGCAATTGCGTGACGTCAATGTTAAAATACTTTATCATATAATCTCTTACAATAGACTCCTTTTCCTTGAATTTCTTATAAGCTGTTTCACCCGATTGTGATGCATAATCATCATAAAACTTTTGTCCTCGAACGACCAGATGTGAAAGTGTTTCAGCAAAGTCCTCACCAATCGACTTACGCGCATACGGACTGATAAATCCCAAAGATCTAGCTTTTGCCTCGGTATTTTCAGCCGCAGTCCAATCTGCATAATAATCTCCTACACAGACTAAACCAAATTCGCCTGGTATAAACCGATTTTGATTTAATATGTGTGTAAATTCATGGTGTATTACCTGTAGATTTCCAATCACAGAACTGGCATCGTTATCATTCAGTCCATTGAGACCGTACAATGTAATTCTTCTTCCCCCATCTGCCGTACCTCCTTTCACAGAGCCATCAGGATCATAATCACCAGATCCAAAAAGTGCAAATTGCTTCGGCGTATAGAGTTTAATAAATTTAGAGCCGCCAATTTTACCATATACCTCTAAAAATCCCTTGAGTACGATTTTCATTTGCGGGATTACTTTCGATTCATCGGCCGGTGCTATATTTTTATTAATATCATGCATATTCCGCTGATATCTATAAATAACTTCGATGTTAAATGGATCTGTCAGATTCGCGCTGATCCAATTGTCGATAGTACCAGGAACGAAAGTATCGTAATTTTGTAAGGTATAATTTAATTTATCTTCTTTCGAACAGGAAAAAATTAAT encodes the following:
- a CDS encoding substrate import-associated zinc metallohydrolase lipoprotein — translated: MKIIFKLFTGIGLIGLIFSCSKEDKLNYTLQNYDTFVPGTIDNWISANLTDPFNIEVIYRYQRNMHDINKNIAPADESKVIPQMKIVLKGFLEVYGKIGGSKFIKLYTPKQFALFGSGDYDPDGSVKGGTADGGRRITLYGLNGLNDNDASSVIGNLQVIHHEFTHILNQNRFIPGEFGLVCVGDYYADWTAAENTEAKARSLGFISPYARKSIGEDFAETLSHLVVRGQKFYDDYASQSGETAYKKFKEKESIVRDYMIKYFNIDVTQLQNEFQRVMVEEYHSTDYTSVLISSGKYDPFCTDFYTEYTLSMNRYTRLNSYLFGQLT